A genomic region of Anas platyrhynchos isolate ZD024472 breed Pekin duck chromosome 9, IASCAAS_PekinDuck_T2T, whole genome shotgun sequence contains the following coding sequences:
- the KCNE4 gene encoding potassium voltage-gated channel subfamily E member 4, translated as MLKMDHANVTSAMLNAESRNTEKNNSNEYFYILIVMSFYGIFLIGIMLGYMKSKRKERKSNLLLLYKDEEREWGEAVKPLPTISGLKSVQIPMMLNMLQESMVPSLSCAICSMEGSSVSSESSSPDVHFTIQEEVLDAELGEVSETLLNESSEGSAENIHKNS; from the coding sequence ATGCTGAAgatggaccatgcaaacgtgacCTCAGCCATGCTTAATGCTGAATCCCGCAACACAGAGAAGAACAACAGCAACGAGTATTTCTACATCCTGATCGTCATGTCTTTCTATGGGATCTTCCTGATAGGGATAATGCTGGGCTACATGAAAtccaaaagaaaagagaggaagtCGAACTTGCTTCTGCTCTACAAAGATGAGGAGAGAGAATGGGGGGAAGCTGTGAAGCCTCTACCAACCATATCGGGGCTGAAGTCTGTGCAGATCCCCATGATGCTGAACATGCTGCAGGAGAGCATGGTGCCATCCCTGTCCTGTGCCATCTGCTCGATGGAAGGCAGCAGCGTGAGCTCCGAGTCCTCATCCCCAGACGTGCACTTCACCATCCAGGAGGAAGTGCTGGATGCTGAGCTGGGGGAAGTGTCAGAAACACTCCTCAACGAGAGCAGCGAGGGCTCCGCAGAAAACATCCACAAGAACTCCTAG